In the Streptomyces sp. WMMC940 genome, TGTCGCGGTGCCCGCGCTCGCCCTTGTCCCCCCTGTCGTCGCGGTCATGGTCCTTGGAGTGGTCCTGGTCGTCCTCGGGCATGCCGTCGCGGACGGGGGCCGTGGCGGGCTTCGCGTCGGAGGCCCCGGCGTCCGGCGTGCCTCCATGGATCGTGGCACTCGTCACGGTGATGACACCGGCCGCGGCGAGAACCGCGACCTTCCAGTGACGGCTCAGCGCCTCACTCATCGAACGATGCAGGGCGCCCGTCCCCGCTCTCGTGTCCTCTGCCTCAGACATCCGATGTCGCTCTCCCTTTGTGTGACGAACCATCACGTACCTGCCCGCAAGGGGTGAAGTGCGGCCCATCGAACCATGAGAAAAGGCGTAAATCAGACAATATGACTCTTATGGGAGTGTCGGCCCGGCCTGTTGCTTCCAGCCCGTCCCCGGCTGGTCGTACCCCTTCATCGCCGCCCGGACCCGAGCCGCACCTTCTCGTGCCGGTTCCCGGGGTGCCGTCCGGTTCGGGCTCCCGTCGACGCGGCGGGGGTGACCGCCGCCACCTGTGCCACTCGGTGGAAGACGTCCACGAGGGGTGGTGGCGTCCGGGCGATCCGGGCATCCTCGTCGTCCGCGATGCCGGCTGCGACGCCCCGCGCCCGGCCCACGGCTGTTCTGCGTCCCGATGAGCTCCCGCCGACGTGCTCGGACGGCTGTGCTTGCGGCGGGGGATGCGCCGCCCCGCTCCGTGCGTGACCGCACTCTCGCAGGGTGGCCGGATTCCTGGGTAAGGCCCGGAGTTCCTCCTGGCCAGGCTGGGGTGCCGGGGGTGATTGCGGCGGCCGCGGTGCAGGCCGCCGAACGGCGAGGGCCGGCCGCCACGGCCGGGGCCGGATCCCCCTTGTCTGCGGCGCCGCTCCACCCGGATCGGCCGGCATGGTGAACTCCACCTCATCAAGGGCACGTTGATCCGTCTCGGAGTCGACCACCCGTCCGGTGACGCCACCCCGGTGCAGGTGTGTCCGAGGTCCCTGACCCGGTGAGCACCTTCGTCGTTCGTGGTACGGACCCCGGCGACGAGTGGTTCGGCGGGTCGGGGCCCCGGCCGGGCCGCTGGATCCGGCGAGGGATCCGGCGAGTTCCTCGCGCAGCCGCAGCCGCAGCCGCAGCCGCAGCCGCAGCCGGGACGTCACGCGTGCCAGGGCGGACCGGCGGCGTCGGGCACGCGAGAACCGTTGAACCGTAGGTAAGCACGACCTGCCTGCGGATCGTGATGACGGGCACGCCGCTGCGTCACTCTCCGTGGCTGGTCGGTCATCCGACAGTGCCGTCGCCGGACCCCGCTGACGGCTGCCGCGCCTCGCGCGTGCCACACTCGGACCATGCGCGTGTACCTCGGCTCCGACCATGCCGGCTTCGAACTCAAGAACCACCTCGTCGAGTGGCTCAGGGCCCACGGCCACGAGCCCGTCGACTGCGGCCCCCACATCTACGACGCCCAGGACGACTACCCGCCGTTCTGCCTGCGCGCCGCCGAGCGGACTGTCGCCGACCCCGGCAGCCTCGGCATCGTGATCGGCGGCTCCGGCAACGGCGAGCAGATCGCCGCGAACAAGGTCAGGGGCGTCCGGGCCGCGCTGGCCTGGAGCGTGCAGACCGCCGCCCTTGGGCGTGAGCACAACAACGCCAACGTCGTCGCGGTCGGTGCCAGGATGCACACGACCGACGAAGCCACCACCTTCGTCGAGGTCTTCCTC is a window encoding:
- a CDS encoding ribose-5-phosphate isomerase; this encodes MRVYLGSDHAGFELKNHLVEWLRAHGHEPVDCGPHIYDAQDDYPPFCLRAAERTVADPGSLGIVIGGSGNGEQIAANKVRGVRAALAWSVQTAALGREHNNANVVAVGARMHTTDEATTFVEVFLKTPYSGEERHTRRIEMLERYEATGELPPIPAHHPQEPTA